The following coding sequences lie in one Chionomys nivalis chromosome 8, mChiNiv1.1, whole genome shotgun sequence genomic window:
- the Far1 gene encoding fatty acyl-CoA reductase 1 isoform X2, producing the protein MVSIPEYYEGKNILLTGATGFLGKVLLEKLLRSCPKVNSVYVLVRQKAGQTPQERVEEILSGKLFDRLRDENPDFREKIIPINSELTQPKLALSEEDKEVIVESTNIIFHCAATVRFNENLRDAVQLNVIATRQLILLAQQMKNLEVFMHVSTAYAYCNRKHIDEVVYPPPVDPKKLIDSLEWMDDGLVNDITPKLIGDRPNTYIYTKALAEYVVQQEGAKLNVAIVRPSIVGASWKEPFPGWIDNFNGPSGLFIAAGKGILRTMRASNNALADLVPVDVVVNTSLAAAWYSGVNRPRNIMVYNCTTGSTNPFHWGEVGDYINHFFRMNPLNQVLRHPNIKFYTNNLILHYWKGVRHTVPALLLDLALRLTGQKPWMMKTITRLHKAMVFLEYFTSNSWVWNTDNINMLMNQLNPEDKKTFNIDVRQLHWAEYIENYCMGTKKYVLNEEMSGLPAARKHLNKLRNIRYGFNTILVILIWRIFIARSQMARNIWYFVVSLCYKFLSYFRASSTMRY; encoded by the exons ATGGTTTCAATCCCAGAATACTATGAAGGCAAGAATATCCTCCTCACAGGAGCTACTGGTTTCTTAGGGAAGGTGCTTCTGGAAAAGTTGCTGAGATCTTGTCCTAAGGTGAATTCAGTCTATGTTTTGGTGAGACAGAAAGCTGGACAGACACCGCAAGAGCGTGTGGAAGAAATCCTTAGTGGCAAG CTTTTTGACAGGTTGAGAGATGAAAATCCAGATTTTAGAGAGAAAATTATACCAATCAACAGTGAACTCACCCAACCTAAACTCGCTCTCAGTGAAGAAGATAAGGAGGTCATTGTAGAATCTACCAATATCATATTCCACTGTGCAGCTACTGTAagatttaatgaaaatttaag AGATGCTGTTCAGTTAAATGTGATTGCTACACGACAGCTTATTCTCCTCGCACAGCAAATGAAGAATCTggaagtgttcatgcatgtgtcaACAGCATACGCCTACTGCAATCGAAAGCATATCGATGAAGTAGTTTATCCTCCCCCGGTAGATCCCAAGAAGCTGATTGATTCTTTAGA atggatggatgatggccTAGTAAATGATATCACACCAAAATTGATAGGCGACAGACCTAATACATACATCTACACCAAGGCATTGGCAGAATATGTTGTACAACAAGAAGGAGCAAAGCTAAATGTTGCCATTGTAAGGCCATCGATTGTTGGTGCCAGTTGGAAAGAACCTTTTCCA GGATGGATTGATAACTTTAATGGACCAAGTGGTCTCTTCATTGCG gcAGGGAAAGGAATTCTTCGAACAATGCGTGCCTCCAACAATGCCCTTGCAGATCTTGTTCCTGTAGATGTAGTGGTCAACACAAGCCTTGCTGCAGCCTGGTATTCTGGAGTTAATAG ACCAAGAAACATCATGGTGTATAATTGCACAACAGGCAGCACTAATCCTTTCCACTGGGGGGAAGTTG GAGATTATATAAATCATTTCTTCAGGATGAATCCTTTAAACCAAGTACTCAGGCACCCTAATATTAAGTTCTATACCAACAACCTAATACTCCATTATTGGAAGGGTGTCAGACATACAGTCCCTGCATTATTGCTCGATCTTGCACTCAGGTTGACAGGTCAGAAACCGTG GATGATGAAAACAATCACCCGTCTTCACAAAGCCATGGTGTTTCTTGAGTATTTCACAAGTAACTCTTGGGTTTGGAATACTGATAATATCAATATGTTAATGAACCAGTTAAACCCTGAAGATAAAAAG ACCTTTAATATTGATGTAAGGCAGCTACATTGGGCAGAATATATAGAGAATTACTGCATGGGGACTAAAAAATATGTATTGAATGAAGAGATGTCTGGCCTCCCTGCAGCTAGAAAGCATCTGAACAA GTTGCGGAATATCCGTTATGGCTTCAATACTATCCTTGTGATTCTTATCTGGCGCATTTTTATTGCAAGATCACAAATGGCAAGAAACATCTGGTACTTTGTGGTTAGTCTGTGTTACAAATTTCTGTCATACTTCCGAGCATCCAGCACTATGAGATACTGA
- the Far1 gene encoding fatty acyl-CoA reductase 1 isoform X1 → MVSIPEYYEGKNILLTGATGFLGKVLLEKLLRSCPKVNSVYVLVRQKAGQTPQERVEEILSGKLFDRLRDENPDFREKIIPINSELTQPKLALSEEDKEVIVESTNIIFHCAATVRFNENLRDAVQLNVIATRQLILLAQQMKNLEVFMHVSTAYAYCNRKHIDEVVYPPPVDPKKLIDSLEWMDDGLVNDITPKLIGDRPNTYIYTKALAEYVVQQEGAKLNVAIVRPSIVGASWKEPFPGWIDNFNGPSGLFIAAGKGILRTMRASNNALADLVPVDVVVNTSLAAAWYSGVNRPRNIMVYNCTTGSTNPFHWGEVEYHVISTFKRNPLEQAFRRPNVNLTSNHLLYHYWIAVSHKAPAFLYDIYLRMTGRSPRMMKTITRLHKAMVFLEYFTSNSWVWNTDNINMLMNQLNPEDKKTFNIDVRQLHWAEYIENYCMGTKKYVLNEEMSGLPAARKHLNKLRNIRYGFNTILVILIWRIFIARSQMARNIWYFVVSLCYKFLSYFRASSTMRY, encoded by the exons ATGGTTTCAATCCCAGAATACTATGAAGGCAAGAATATCCTCCTCACAGGAGCTACTGGTTTCTTAGGGAAGGTGCTTCTGGAAAAGTTGCTGAGATCTTGTCCTAAGGTGAATTCAGTCTATGTTTTGGTGAGACAGAAAGCTGGACAGACACCGCAAGAGCGTGTGGAAGAAATCCTTAGTGGCAAG CTTTTTGACAGGTTGAGAGATGAAAATCCAGATTTTAGAGAGAAAATTATACCAATCAACAGTGAACTCACCCAACCTAAACTCGCTCTCAGTGAAGAAGATAAGGAGGTCATTGTAGAATCTACCAATATCATATTCCACTGTGCAGCTACTGTAagatttaatgaaaatttaag AGATGCTGTTCAGTTAAATGTGATTGCTACACGACAGCTTATTCTCCTCGCACAGCAAATGAAGAATCTggaagtgttcatgcatgtgtcaACAGCATACGCCTACTGCAATCGAAAGCATATCGATGAAGTAGTTTATCCTCCCCCGGTAGATCCCAAGAAGCTGATTGATTCTTTAGA atggatggatgatggccTAGTAAATGATATCACACCAAAATTGATAGGCGACAGACCTAATACATACATCTACACCAAGGCATTGGCAGAATATGTTGTACAACAAGAAGGAGCAAAGCTAAATGTTGCCATTGTAAGGCCATCGATTGTTGGTGCCAGTTGGAAAGAACCTTTTCCA GGATGGATTGATAACTTTAATGGACCAAGTGGTCTCTTCATTGCG gcAGGGAAAGGAATTCTTCGAACAATGCGTGCCTCCAACAATGCCCTTGCAGATCTTGTTCCTGTAGATGTAGTGGTCAACACAAGCCTTGCTGCAGCCTGGTATTCTGGAGTTAATAG ACCAAGAAACATCATGGTGTATAATTGCACAACAGGCAGCACTAATCCTTTCCACTGGGGGGAAGTTG AATACCATGTAATTTCCACTTTCAAGAGGAATCCTCTCGAACAGGCCTTCAGACGGCCCAATGTAAATCTAACCTCCAATCACCTTTTATATCATTACTGGATTGCTGTAAGCCATAAGGCCCCAGCATTCCTGTATGATATCTACCTCAGGATGACTGGAAGAAGCCCAAG GATGATGAAAACAATCACCCGTCTTCACAAAGCCATGGTGTTTCTTGAGTATTTCACAAGTAACTCTTGGGTTTGGAATACTGATAATATCAATATGTTAATGAACCAGTTAAACCCTGAAGATAAAAAG ACCTTTAATATTGATGTAAGGCAGCTACATTGGGCAGAATATATAGAGAATTACTGCATGGGGACTAAAAAATATGTATTGAATGAAGAGATGTCTGGCCTCCCTGCAGCTAGAAAGCATCTGAACAA GTTGCGGAATATCCGTTATGGCTTCAATACTATCCTTGTGATTCTTATCTGGCGCATTTTTATTGCAAGATCACAAATGGCAAGAAACATCTGGTACTTTGTGGTTAGTCTGTGTTACAAATTTCTGTCATACTTCCGAGCATCCAGCACTATGAGATACTGA